In Desulfomonile tiedjei DSM 6799, a genomic segment contains:
- a CDS encoding TVP38/TMEM64 family protein gives MIPTTNKERIRLALAVSLILALATAGVWLAVSGHLQLWLDWLKQLFESKERLRDYVQSWGAWAPVAFLSMQVLQVLIAPIPGEISGIAGGFIFGAWKATLFSIVGLTLGSAIAFLAARVIGQPLVKLVVSQETMAKFYSWTHGSRTLVLLVLFLFPGFPKDLLSYFLGLTPMRFITFVGICFLGRLPGTLLLGVGGAAIYKENWPVLGIVSAIAIVLGLLVYWQRNAIGKWLER, from the coding sequence ATGATCCCCACTACGAACAAAGAGAGAATCCGGTTGGCACTAGCAGTATCTCTGATACTCGCTTTAGCAACTGCCGGAGTCTGGCTCGCAGTCTCAGGGCATCTGCAGTTATGGCTGGACTGGTTAAAGCAGCTCTTTGAAAGCAAAGAACGATTGCGCGATTACGTCCAAAGTTGGGGTGCGTGGGCTCCTGTCGCTTTTCTTTCGATGCAAGTTCTTCAAGTCCTTATTGCTCCCATACCCGGAGAAATCTCAGGAATAGCGGGCGGATTCATATTTGGCGCTTGGAAAGCCACACTCTTCTCAATTGTAGGCCTGACTTTGGGGTCCGCAATTGCTTTCCTGGCTGCGCGCGTTATAGGGCAACCTTTGGTAAAGTTGGTCGTCAGTCAGGAAACCATGGCCAAGTTTTATTCCTGGACGCACGGTAGCCGAACACTGGTATTGCTTGTACTCTTCTTGTTCCCCGGATTTCCGAAGGATCTGCTTTCATATTTCCTGGGTTTGACTCCTATGCGTTTTATCACCTTTGTGGGGATCTGCTTTTTAGGCCGTCTGCCGGGGACTTTGTTGCTGGGAGTAGGGGGCGCAGCCATTTACAAAGAAAACTGGCCTGTTTTGGGCATTGTCTCGGCGATCGCTATTGTCTTAGGATTGCTCGTATACTGGCAAAGGAATGCAATTGGGAAGTGGCTTGAAAGATAA
- a CDS encoding sigma-54-dependent transcriptional regulator — protein sequence MAGTVLIVDDEIQLVRHLEHLLRTEGYEPIGVHDGRSARKAVASYFPDVVLIDLKLPDVDGTRLLTELAEKHPSAGYIIITAFGSIKSAVEATRRGAREYLTKPFEPDELLLAVRNAMHDRLRDEEIKLLRRTGPVLSRRPQKPDAAIEEYPSEAMQAVMVQARYAAQTDSIVLLLGESGSGKDFIARHIHNRSKRSNGPFFAINCAAVAPELAESELFGHEPGSFTGARGRKRGLLELAEGGTLLLNEIGELSTPMQAKLLTFLDTRTFTRVGGETQIPVNARLIAATNKELEKEVDQGRFRSDLYYRLNVLTIKVPPLRRRMEDLPLLVQEILGQLSDEMGLQRPIEADDRALRTLSGYHWPGNIRELRNALERGVMLSDSGQINLSSLGAAGDQENWTYMVNFPQTKSIHDITRDLKRALILEALRRSRGNKQEAARSLGLSRHAFAHQMKAIGLDEDR from the coding sequence ATGGCGGGGACGGTGCTCATCGTAGATGATGAAATTCAACTTGTACGGCATCTGGAGCATCTCTTGCGAACCGAAGGCTACGAACCTATCGGTGTCCACGACGGAAGATCTGCCCGAAAGGCTGTCGCATCATACTTTCCTGACGTGGTTCTCATAGATCTCAAATTACCCGATGTAGATGGAACGCGCCTCCTCACGGAACTCGCTGAAAAGCATCCTTCCGCCGGGTACATCATTATCACCGCATTCGGGTCCATAAAGTCGGCAGTTGAGGCAACCAGGAGGGGTGCCAGGGAATATCTGACCAAACCCTTTGAACCGGATGAACTCCTTCTCGCCGTTCGAAATGCAATGCACGATCGGCTCAGGGATGAGGAAATAAAGCTGCTCCGAAGGACAGGGCCCGTGCTTTCCCGGAGACCCCAGAAGCCCGATGCTGCAATCGAGGAGTACCCCTCCGAAGCCATGCAGGCTGTCATGGTTCAAGCCCGCTATGCCGCTCAGACTGACAGTATTGTGCTCCTTCTCGGTGAAAGCGGGAGCGGTAAAGACTTTATTGCACGGCACATTCACAATAGATCGAAACGCTCCAATGGCCCTTTCTTTGCCATAAACTGCGCTGCAGTGGCTCCCGAGCTGGCAGAATCAGAGCTGTTCGGACACGAACCGGGATCGTTCACCGGAGCGCGTGGGCGTAAGAGAGGATTACTCGAGCTTGCCGAGGGCGGTACCCTGCTGCTTAACGAGATCGGAGAACTCAGCACTCCCATGCAGGCAAAATTGTTGACGTTTCTCGATACCCGTACCTTCACGAGAGTAGGCGGTGAGACGCAAATTCCCGTGAACGCGAGGCTCATAGCCGCCACGAATAAAGAGTTGGAGAAAGAGGTAGATCAAGGTCGATTCCGGAGCGATCTCTATTATCGCCTGAACGTGCTCACTATCAAGGTTCCTCCACTCCGGCGAAGGATGGAAGATCTGCCGCTTCTGGTGCAGGAGATCCTCGGTCAATTGAGCGACGAAATGGGCCTGCAAAGGCCTATAGAAGCAGACGACCGAGCACTTAGGACGCTCTCCGGTTATCATTGGCCGGGAAACATCAGGGAACTGAGGAATGCCCTGGAACGCGGTGTCATGCTGTCCGATTCCGGTCAGATCAATCTGTCTTCATTGGGCGCTGCAGGAGACCAGGAGAATTGGACGTACATGGTGAATTTTCCCCAAACCAAGAGCATTCACGACATTACGCGCGATCTCAAGAGGGCTCTCATTCTTGAAGCGCTCCGGAGATCGAGGGGAAACAAACAGGAAGCAGCCAGATCCTTGGGGCTCTCTCGCCATGCTTTTGCACACCAGATGAAGGCGATCGGTCTCGACGAAGACCGGTGA
- a CDS encoding STAS/SEC14 domain-containing protein, with the protein MIEILDRSEGNILAVRAINKLTEEDYENVLIPKLEALIQTHGSARFLFFMDKDFGGWTSGGFWDYAKFGTKHQNDFDKVAAVGGPKWLEQWMKFKSYFVRAQIKTFPVESLEEAWTWIKS; encoded by the coding sequence ATGATAGAAATATTGGATAGAAGTGAAGGAAATATTCTCGCTGTTCGGGCGATAAATAAACTTACCGAGGAAGATTACGAAAACGTTTTGATCCCCAAATTAGAAGCTCTTATTCAAACCCACGGTTCTGCCCGCTTCTTGTTTTTCATGGATAAAGATTTCGGCGGATGGACATCCGGTGGATTCTGGGATTATGCAAAATTCGGAACGAAACACCAGAATGATTTCGATAAAGTTGCAGCCGTGGGAGGGCCAAAATGGCTTGAACAGTGGATGAAATTTAAATCGTACTTTGTACGTGCTCAAATCAAAACATTCCCTGTTGAAAGCCTTGAAGAAGCTTGGACGTGGATAAAATCGTAG
- a CDS encoding DUF2442 domain-containing protein, producing MLIVGIEFGEREFIIELDNGQKIDVPLRLYPRLTYASPDELRNCRFIGDGEGIHWEDLDEDISIENIFSGEGSHESKHSLRKWLKSRNQLTMGV from the coding sequence ATGCTGATTGTTGGTATTGAATTCGGCGAACGGGAGTTCATCATTGAACTTGATAACGGCCAAAAGATAGATGTTCCTCTTAGACTTTATCCTCGCTTGACTTATGCGAGCCCCGACGAATTGAGGAACTGTCGTTTTATAGGCGATGGGGAGGGCATCCATTGGGAAGATCTTGACGAAGATATTAGTATTGAGAACATTTTTTCCGGTGAAGGATCGCACGAAAGTAAGCACTCGCTCAGAAAATGGTTAAAAAGTAGGAATCAGTTGACTATGGGCGTGTAG
- a CDS encoding type II toxin-antitoxin system HicB family antitoxin, producing MKLQVVIHEAEEGGYWAEIPAIPGCATQGETFEELLKNIYEAVEGCLSVSVEQPKVTDGDRIMEIVV from the coding sequence ATGAAATTGCAGGTAGTGATACACGAAGCCGAGGAAGGGGGGTACTGGGCGGAAATCCCCGCGATTCCCGGATGTGCCACACAAGGAGAGACATTCGAGGAACTACTGAAGAATATCTATGAAGCCGTTGAAGGTTGTCTATCTGTGTCTGTCGAACAGCCCAAAGTTACAGACGGTGACCGAATCATGGAAATCGTTGTATGA
- the aroQ gene encoding type II 3-dehydroquinate dehydratase has translation MRILVINGPNLNLLGTREPDIYGTTTLKQIDEKLAKAAQTANIQLHSFQSNHEGALIDIIQEKMGWMDGIIINPGGLTHTSVSLRDAIAAAGVPAIEVHLSNIHRREEFRHESVLAGVCTGQIAGFGEYSYYLALEAMKSMLSS, from the coding sequence ATGAGGATACTGGTAATAAACGGTCCTAATCTTAATCTTCTCGGGACGAGAGAACCCGACATATACGGGACTACTACCCTTAAGCAAATAGATGAAAAATTAGCCAAGGCAGCACAGACTGCAAATATTCAGCTCCATTCTTTTCAATCCAACCATGAGGGCGCATTGATCGACATTATTCAGGAGAAGATGGGATGGATGGACGGTATCATCATCAATCCCGGCGGCCTGACTCATACAAGCGTTTCCCTGAGAGATGCCATTGCCGCAGCAGGAGTGCCTGCGATAGAAGTGCATTTGTCCAACATTCATAGAAGAGAAGAATTCAGACACGAATCGGTTCTTGCAGGCGTATGTACCGGGCAGATAGCCGGTTTCGGAGAATATTCGTACTATCTAGCGCTGGAAGCTATGAAAAGTATGCTATCGAGCTAA
- a CDS encoding PAS domain S-box protein: MGDEEQRSRSFHDESVDSSQSELSEIAETNPSPLIASYLTTSGTFQVGEEQWTGLEGLLHGIPLPALLVDRYRKITFANEACRKLTGDPQILFGTDLILLFQREYEATAARSLLGSVFVSKKPRSCEGLLKFEKSKIWGRIHFRCLRLGMLQSVLVLIEDLTLEKKQLLQNHRHQAELKRARDELEKRVRERTSELEKMNEQLRAEIEERKQAQEQLRQSEEKYRNLIELMNEGFAIQNEYGIITFANDKHCEMLGFSREEIIGRHISEFLDPTSFKILQQQIGKGREGKGNSCEVVYLGKNGRRIPAIISSRPFLDPDGYQGNAAVVTDITKLKATEAMLIRARDELEKRVEERTADLAKTNEQLLFEIAQRREIEAALRRSESRFRHLYDQAPVMMHSIDYDGYIRHVNAKWLDELGYSQDEVIGRKFDFIFAPQCKAQCEELLPKSWNGAQVKDFFCRFVKKDGSIIDVLLDSVNIDDPALGTVSLSVIRDITDKKLAEEALIASEERFRAVVEQQTDLICRTLSDGTITFANSSFLSFFSVDEKSLIGSNLLDLVLNEDRKTITDGMAALRIQSPSRTGEYRVLLPGGKLRWVHWNHKGIFNSREQIVEIQSVGRDITDRKSMEDALKASEERTRLLIELSPVGIGIITSSRFAYVNPSFVQILGCESLDEIVGRMPEQFVHTDDRDFAASWNQMIFSGKKKAIHGELKGLKNSGESFDAQVWVTRIDYAQQPSALMFLADASEAKRLRAQLLHAQKMEAVGTLAGGIAHDFNNLLTGILGYADLLLEGKEESDQDYADILKIIRSARHGAGLVQRILTFSRATETTPGPVNLNDTIRHVGEMLTRTLPKMIKIETDLAPDLMNIIGDASHLDQVVINFAVNAKDAMPEGGRLLIRTQNVRIEENEPQTHVMAKEGNYVRLTVADDGEGIPPEIQERIFEPFFTTKDPGKGTGLGLPMVYGIVKQHGGFTTFESEPGKGSVFNAFFPALASKGDILEPKRFVSPIRGKETILLADAEDYIRDLGSRCLIAAGYRVLTAADSRELIQIYGREHSEVALIILDPMMPDMGERQCLKQLAEINPRVKVLLAGSDPIDTASAPEAAIRPVDFVRKPFQKIELLQAIRRVLDTEAFS; this comes from the coding sequence ATGGGTGATGAGGAACAGCGGTCGCGCTCCTTTCACGACGAGTCAGTCGACAGCTCTCAATCCGAGCTGAGCGAGATCGCCGAGACAAACCCTTCTCCTCTCATTGCATCGTACTTGACCACATCCGGCACTTTCCAGGTCGGAGAGGAGCAGTGGACCGGCCTGGAGGGTCTGCTTCACGGAATCCCCCTTCCCGCACTGCTGGTGGATCGGTATCGAAAGATAACGTTTGCAAACGAAGCGTGCAGAAAACTGACCGGCGATCCACAAATTCTGTTCGGCACCGATCTTATCCTACTTTTTCAACGGGAATACGAAGCAACTGCAGCCCGTTCATTGCTTGGCAGCGTCTTTGTAAGCAAGAAACCGAGAAGCTGCGAAGGTCTGCTCAAGTTCGAAAAATCCAAGATCTGGGGCAGGATTCATTTTCGCTGTCTGCGACTGGGAATGCTTCAATCGGTACTCGTGCTTATTGAGGATCTAACACTCGAGAAAAAGCAACTTCTCCAGAATCACCGTCATCAGGCTGAACTGAAGCGAGCACGTGACGAGTTGGAAAAACGAGTTCGCGAGAGGACCTCAGAACTGGAGAAGATGAATGAGCAGCTCAGGGCTGAAATTGAGGAAAGAAAACAGGCGCAGGAACAATTACGGCAGAGTGAGGAAAAATATCGCAATCTCATAGAGTTGATGAACGAAGGTTTTGCAATCCAGAACGAGTACGGCATCATAACCTTTGCGAATGACAAGCATTGTGAGATGCTTGGATTTTCTCGAGAAGAGATTATCGGGAGACATATCAGCGAATTTCTGGATCCTACAAGCTTCAAAATACTCCAGCAACAGATAGGAAAAGGTAGAGAAGGAAAAGGCAACTCCTGTGAGGTGGTATATCTGGGGAAAAATGGCAGGAGAATTCCGGCCATCATTTCCAGCCGTCCATTCCTGGATCCGGACGGTTATCAGGGAAATGCCGCCGTAGTGACGGACATCACCAAGCTGAAAGCCACCGAGGCCATGCTCATACGGGCTCGAGACGAACTTGAGAAACGAGTAGAGGAGCGTACCGCAGATCTGGCTAAGACAAATGAGCAGCTCTTATTTGAGATTGCTCAACGAAGAGAAATCGAAGCAGCTCTAAGGAGGTCTGAGTCGAGATTCCGTCACCTGTACGATCAGGCGCCGGTGATGATGCATTCCATAGACTACGATGGCTATATACGCCATGTGAATGCAAAGTGGTTGGACGAACTGGGTTATTCGCAAGATGAGGTCATAGGGAGAAAATTTGACTTCATTTTTGCACCTCAATGCAAAGCGCAATGTGAAGAGTTGCTTCCTAAATCCTGGAACGGTGCGCAGGTCAAAGATTTTTTCTGCCGGTTCGTGAAAAAAGACGGCAGTATCATTGATGTCCTTTTGGATTCGGTTAACATCGACGATCCTGCATTGGGGACGGTAAGCCTCTCGGTAATCCGTGACATCACGGACAAAAAATTGGCCGAAGAAGCACTGATTGCGAGCGAAGAACGATTCAGGGCAGTAGTCGAGCAGCAAACAGACCTCATTTGTCGGACTCTGAGCGACGGCACCATAACCTTCGCGAACAGCAGCTTTCTCAGCTTTTTCAGCGTTGATGAAAAATCCCTTATAGGCTCCAATCTTCTGGATCTGGTTCTGAATGAGGATCGCAAGACCATCACGGATGGAATGGCTGCTCTTCGCATTCAGTCACCCTCCAGGACCGGCGAATACAGAGTTCTATTGCCGGGGGGCAAGCTTCGCTGGGTTCATTGGAATCACAAGGGTATCTTCAATTCTCGAGAACAGATTGTTGAAATTCAGTCCGTGGGGAGAGACATAACCGACAGAAAATCCATGGAAGATGCTCTCAAAGCCTCGGAAGAGCGCACGCGCCTCCTCATAGAATTATCCCCGGTAGGGATAGGAATTATCACAAGCAGTCGATTTGCTTATGTGAATCCTTCGTTCGTCCAAATACTCGGATGCGAATCGCTGGATGAAATCGTGGGAAGGATGCCGGAACAATTCGTCCATACAGACGACCGGGATTTTGCAGCCTCCTGGAATCAAATGATTTTCTCCGGCAAGAAGAAGGCAATACATGGGGAACTCAAAGGACTGAAGAACTCAGGAGAGAGTTTTGATGCACAAGTCTGGGTCACTCGTATCGATTACGCCCAACAACCATCGGCTCTTATGTTTCTCGCGGACGCAAGCGAAGCCAAGCGACTGAGAGCCCAGTTGTTGCACGCACAAAAAATGGAGGCAGTAGGAACTCTTGCGGGAGGAATTGCTCACGATTTCAACAATCTTCTCACGGGTATTCTCGGCTATGCGGACCTGCTCTTGGAGGGCAAGGAGGAAAGCGATCAGGATTATGCAGACATCCTGAAAATCATACGATCTGCACGACATGGGGCAGGACTGGTTCAGCGAATTCTCACGTTCAGCCGGGCTACAGAGACGACTCCCGGGCCGGTGAACCTGAACGACACCATCCGTCACGTTGGTGAGATGTTGACCAGGACTTTGCCGAAGATGATCAAAATCGAGACGGATCTAGCTCCGGATCTCATGAACATCATCGGTGATGCTTCCCATTTGGACCAGGTAGTGATCAACTTTGCGGTGAATGCAAAGGATGCAATGCCTGAAGGTGGACGGCTCTTAATTCGAACGCAAAATGTACGGATCGAAGAAAACGAACCGCAGACTCACGTCATGGCCAAAGAGGGAAATTACGTCCGACTCACGGTCGCCGATGATGGAGAAGGCATTCCCCCGGAAATTCAAGAGCGCATTTTCGAGCCCTTCTTCACCACAAAAGATCCGGGGAAAGGAACTGGTCTCGGGCTGCCTATGGTGTACGGCATAGTGAAACAGCACGGGGGCTTCACAACTTTTGAGAGTGAGCCCGGAAAAGGTTCTGTTTTCAATGCATTCTTTCCCGCGTTGGCCAGCAAAGGAGATATCCTTGAACCGAAACGATTCGTTTCACCCATAAGGGGAAAAGAAACCATTCTCCTGGCGGATGCGGAGGATTACATTCGGGATCTGGGAAGCAGGTGTCTCATTGCTGCGGGATATCGGGTACTAACGGCTGCGGATAGCCGAGAGTTGATCCAGATCTATGGCCGGGAACATTCAGAGGTTGCTCTTATTATCCTTGATCCGATGATGCCCGATATGGGAGAAAGACAGTGTCTCAAGCAGCTTGCAGAGATAAATCCGCGAGTGAAGGTGTTACTGGCAGGAAGCGATCCGATCGATACTGCATCCGCTCCGGAGGCCGCCATTAGACCTGTTGACTTTGTCAGAAAGCCGTTTCAAAAGATCGAATTGCTTCAAGCCATCCGCAGAGTTTTGGATACGGAGGCATTTTCATAG
- a CDS encoding response regulator: MDRVLIVDDNTTLAYFTARNLERDIEGLSVTIAAGYHDAREHMKGHEFRAVISDLHLTDGNGLELMDEIMEESPGTPVILISGAPPPPELRPDLFGFLLKPYEAPALSELVRAALSTKKGSSADTIEIGHESDSVDYDVHSVRNQLCALLTGLRAFESVLRENAEHPEAVRRTIDRYIDRLCDHVHKISNELPKRVTKNAANTKSKANKVESESNNEDTGNKRS, from the coding sequence ATGGACAGAGTATTGATTGTGGATGACAATACAACCTTGGCCTACTTCACTGCGAGGAATCTCGAACGTGACATCGAAGGGCTGTCAGTGACAATTGCCGCAGGTTATCACGACGCACGAGAGCATATGAAGGGGCACGAATTTCGCGCGGTAATCTCAGACCTTCACCTGACGGACGGGAACGGGCTTGAACTGATGGATGAAATCATGGAAGAGTCGCCGGGTACTCCGGTCATACTCATCAGCGGAGCCCCCCCTCCCCCGGAGTTAAGGCCGGATCTCTTCGGATTTTTGTTGAAACCATACGAAGCGCCGGCACTATCGGAACTCGTGAGAGCCGCTTTGAGCACGAAGAAAGGCAGCTCTGCCGACACGATTGAAATTGGCCATGAGTCGGATTCCGTCGACTATGATGTTCATTCTGTGCGCAATCAGTTGTGCGCATTGTTGACAGGACTTAGAGCCTTCGAATCAGTCTTGCGTGAAAATGCGGAACACCCCGAAGCCGTACGACGAACAATAGATCGGTACATTGACCGTCTTTGCGATCACGTGCACAAGATATCGAACGAGTTGCCGAAACGCGTAACAAAGAATGCGGCAAACACAAAAAGCAAAGCGAACAAGGTAGAAAGTGAATCGAACAATGAGGATACTGGTAATAAACGGTCCTAA
- a CDS encoding pyridoxal-phosphate-dependent aminotransferase family protein, translated as MEHRIKVDETHLIHASQLDVPPRLLLGPGPSNVDARVLQALAMPEIGHLDPRFIELMNEIQELLRYVWQTDNTMTIPMSGTGSAAMEATLANSVEPGDIVLVGVNGYFGERLCDMASRYGADVRRIEKAWGEVFSLEEIADALKMHRPAILGLIHGETSTGAMQPMEGIGKLCREFNALLLLDTVTSLGGAPVFLDHWHVDLAYSGSQKCISCPPGIAPFTMSKRAVEKLKRRKTKVASWYLDVNLVAKYWGSERTYHHTAPINMNYALREALRIIAEEGLEDRWERHRANAERLYEGLQELGIECHVAKEYRLPSLTTALVPDGIDSKAVSSYLLRKFNIEIAAGLGQLAGKVWRIGLMGFNSRRENVKLLLSALSEALEAAG; from the coding sequence ATGGAGCACAGAATCAAGGTGGATGAAACTCACCTTATCCATGCTTCTCAGCTTGATGTGCCGCCCAGATTACTTCTCGGACCGGGACCCTCCAACGTGGATGCGCGAGTGCTTCAAGCTCTCGCAATGCCCGAAATAGGGCATCTCGATCCGAGATTCATCGAGCTTATGAATGAAATCCAGGAATTGCTTCGCTACGTATGGCAAACCGACAACACCATGACCATACCTATGAGTGGAACCGGCAGTGCAGCCATGGAGGCGACCCTTGCCAATTCCGTGGAACCCGGGGATATCGTTCTCGTGGGAGTAAACGGATACTTTGGCGAGCGGCTCTGTGATATGGCTTCCAGGTATGGTGCGGACGTGCGCCGGATCGAAAAAGCCTGGGGAGAGGTTTTCTCTCTGGAAGAAATAGCTGATGCGCTCAAGATGCATCGGCCTGCCATACTGGGACTCATCCACGGGGAAACCTCCACAGGTGCCATGCAGCCCATGGAAGGCATCGGTAAGCTCTGCAGAGAATTCAATGCATTGCTCCTCTTGGATACTGTCACCAGCCTTGGAGGTGCGCCTGTTTTCCTCGACCACTGGCATGTAGATCTGGCCTACAGCGGGTCCCAGAAATGTATTAGCTGTCCTCCCGGAATAGCGCCTTTCACCATGAGTAAACGAGCAGTCGAGAAACTGAAACGCCGCAAGACCAAGGTCGCAAGCTGGTACCTGGATGTGAACCTGGTTGCCAAATATTGGGGGAGTGAACGCACTTATCATCATACTGCTCCCATCAATATGAATTACGCTCTCCGGGAAGCATTGAGAATCATTGCCGAAGAAGGTCTCGAAGACCGCTGGGAACGTCACAGAGCAAATGCAGAACGCCTGTACGAAGGACTCCAGGAATTGGGCATCGAATGCCACGTAGCCAAAGAATACCGGCTGCCCAGCCTGACAACCGCACTCGTGCCCGATGGAATCGACAGCAAAGCTGTCAGCTCGTACTTGCTAAGAAAATTCAACATCGAAATAGCGGCCGGATTAGGTCAATTGGCCGGGAAGGTCTGGCGTATCGGGCTCATGGGATTCAACTCTCGAAGGGAGAACGTGAAGTTGCTTCTCTCAGCCTTGAGCGAAGCACTGGAAGCAGCAGGATGA
- a CDS encoding CBS and ACT domain-containing protein: protein MLVKNWMNKDVVTIDSHAPLQEAINLLMENNISILPVMEEGKLVGIVTDRDVKRASPSDACLLDFQNVMYHVARMAVGSIMSKPALTISTDRTIEETAEVLLENNISGAPVVDEKGEIKGIITKDDLFAALISLSGLSHRGVLFGFLLKDAPGSIREVTDPIREQGGRLASIVSTYESAPEGSRYVYIRAFDLDAEAVSNLQNEYLAKHVILFKVDLSNNEREFFEN from the coding sequence ATGCTAGTCAAAAATTGGATGAATAAAGATGTAGTGACCATTGATTCCCACGCTCCCCTTCAAGAAGCAATAAACCTGCTCATGGAGAATAATATCAGCATTCTCCCCGTTATGGAGGAGGGAAAACTCGTCGGAATCGTGACAGATCGTGATGTCAAGCGCGCGTCTCCTTCAGATGCATGCCTTCTGGATTTTCAGAATGTTATGTATCACGTCGCACGGATGGCAGTAGGCTCCATCATGAGTAAACCAGCCTTGACGATTTCTACGGACCGGACGATCGAAGAAACAGCAGAAGTTCTCCTTGAGAACAATATTTCAGGGGCTCCGGTAGTCGACGAGAAAGGCGAAATCAAAGGAATCATTACCAAGGACGATCTCTTTGCCGCACTCATCTCCTTGAGCGGGCTGAGTCACAGAGGAGTTCTGTTCGGATTCTTGCTGAAGGATGCCCCTGGTTCGATCAGAGAAGTTACCGATCCGATCAGAGAACAGGGCGGTAGATTGGCGAGTATCGTCAGCACATATGAATCTGCTCCCGAGGGATCACGCTACGTGTATATCCGTGCGTTCGATCTCGATGCTGAAGCGGTTTCCAATCTGCAGAACGAATACCTGGCCAAACACGTCATCCTTTTCAAAGTGGATCTCAGTAACAACGAACGCGAGTTTTTCGAGAATTGA
- a CDS encoding YcxB family protein — MIIECENTEDDILAFNYYHFEHSPAARRDQYLMRYVIPITASVVLTLISGFYELVLWSTVFWLGVLLVWILLFPKLYWWVLERQLRSFLREGQNRMMIGKRVFSLEADSVVETTESGQSKTKWNAVEKIVKNEDCIFIYNSSVTAYVVPRRAFESEDEFNRFFETAGKFKAQSATTT, encoded by the coding sequence GTGATAATAGAATGCGAAAACACTGAAGACGATATTCTGGCCTTCAACTACTATCATTTTGAGCATTCTCCGGCGGCACGTCGAGACCAATACCTGATGCGATATGTCATACCGATAACGGCATCGGTGGTGCTCACATTGATAAGTGGCTTCTATGAACTGGTACTTTGGAGTACGGTTTTTTGGCTCGGAGTTTTATTAGTATGGATCCTTCTATTTCCTAAGTTGTATTGGTGGGTGCTGGAAAGACAACTGAGGTCTTTTCTTCGGGAAGGTCAGAACAGGATGATGATTGGGAAGCGCGTTTTTAGCCTCGAAGCTGACTCAGTCGTGGAAACTACAGAATCGGGTCAATCCAAAACCAAATGGAATGCTGTCGAGAAAATTGTCAAGAATGAAGATTGCATCTTCATCTACAACAGCTCAGTAACAGCTTACGTGGTGCCCAGGCGTGCATTTGAATCCGAAGATGAATTCAATCGGTTTTTTGAAACCGCTGGCAAGTTCAAGGCACAATCCGCAACGACAACATGA